From the Myripristis murdjan chromosome 14, fMyrMur1.1, whole genome shotgun sequence genome, one window contains:
- the LOC115371718 gene encoding uncharacterized protein LOC115371718, translating to MKGSITLLLLCCIKIMAAPLYGADGMSSTTDSGSSTDGDPTAIATTELSSVSTTNTVLSTRIPTQLSEGSTSSTTDSHTTVSHTAAASVHTPPQSTTSSPVVWLFDRKSGFIILTVTGSLIILCTLLLVSTVTLACKVCHLRRQVNNSADLISNHEYWMGTAQRNGGKSETDVRESTILLSQFTQAEEDITTSAAKEDGEKEKEAGKPGEEASKSGKEEGNTAEQNSVSETKKDAGDSPATKPTSSEGSEEPKAAV from the coding sequence ATGAAAGGCTCCATCaccctcctcctgctgtgttgTATTAAAATCATGGCTGCACCACTATATGGAGCTGACGGGATGAGCAGCACTACAGACTCAGGGTCCAGCACTGATGGAGATCCTACTGCAATTGCTACAACAGAGCTGTCATCAGTGAGCACCACAAATACAGTTTTGTCCACACGTATTCCCACCCAACTATCTGAAGGCAGCACCTCGTCCaccactgactcacacacaacTGTGTCTCAtactgctgcagcctcagtccacacaccaccacagtcCACCACCAGCTCCCCAGTGGTATGGCTGTTTGATAGGAAATCGGGTTTCATAATCCTCACGGTGACTGGGAGTCTGATTATCCTCTGCACTCTTTTGCTGGTTTCTACTGTGACGCTGGCATGCAAGGTGTGCCACTTGAGGAGACAGGTCAACAACAGCGCCGATCTGATTAGCAACCACGAATACTGGATGGGCACTGCGCAGAGGAACGGAGGGAAGTCTGAGACAGACGTCAGAGAGAGCACCATCCTGCTGAGCCAGTTCACTCAAGCAGAGGAGGACATAACCACCAGTGCAGCCaaggaagatggagagaaagaaaaagaggctgGGAAACCAGGGGAGGAGGCATCTAAGAGTGGGAAGGAAGAGGGCAACACTGCTGAACAGAATTCAGTGAGTGAGACTAAGAAGGATGCGGGTGATTCTCCAGCCACCAAACCTACGTCTTCTGAGGGCTCAGAGGAACCAAAGGCTGCAGTGTAG